Proteins from a single region of Clupea harengus chromosome 5, Ch_v2.0.2, whole genome shotgun sequence:
- the appl1 gene encoding DCC-interacting protein 13-alpha, with the protein MPGIEKLPIEETLEDSPQTRSLLGVFEEDAAAISSYSHQLFQAMQRIYDAQNELSAATHLTSKLLKDYEKQRFPLAGDDEVMNSTLQQFSKVIDELSSCHAVLSTQLADAMMFPITQFKERDLKEILTLKEVFQIASNDHDVAINRYSRLSKKRDNEKVKIEVMEDVYTSRKKQHQTMMHYFTALNTLQYKKKIALLEPLLGYMQAQISFFKLGSENLTQQWEDFLTNIGTSVQNVRREMDGEVDVMQQTIQDLEEASDLLYMPDPDPHQIPIDRTLTRKAGYLNMRNKTGLVSSTWDRQYFFSQGGNLMSQSRGEVAGGLVMDLDNCSVMAVDCEDRRFCFQITAFDGKKVAILQAESRKDCEEWIATINNISKRIYLSENPEEIAARVNQSALEAVTPSPSFQQRHESLRTSMQGRPKASRAISQSSVGPESPALSSLSLDSLVAPDTPIQFDIISPVSEEYSSQAKSAAPGRRTNPFGESGNSQSVDGEDSILHQLFIVRFLGSMEVKATENTDVIYETMRQILAARAIHNIFRMTESHLLVTCDCLKLIDPQTQVTRLRFPLSSVVLCASHQENKRLFGFVLQTAGGNDGRPVTVCYIFESNNDGEKICDSVGLAKQIAFHSEMDRRATEKQKELEKAKEKQLEELSKQKQIEKDLEEQSRLIAASSRPNPPTADGQFLVLSNSQSEDSDAGEEGKKKGESEA; encoded by the exons ATGCCTGGGATAGAAAAACTACCGATAGAGGAGACCCTGGAAGACAGTCCGCAG ACACGCTCCCTCCTTGGTGTGTTTGAGGAAGATGCAGCAGCCATATCCAGCTATTCCCATCAACTCTTTCAGGCCATGCAGAGAATCTATGATGCACAG AATGAACTCAGTGCTGCCACTCACCTCACCTCAAAGCTGTTGAAGGACTATGAGAAACAG CGATTCCCTCTGGCGGGTGATGATGAGGTCATGAACTCCACTCTGCAGCAGTTTTCCAAGGTCATTGATGAG CTCAGCTCGTGTCATGCAGTCCTCTCTACCCAGCTGGCCGACGCCATGATGTTCCCAATCACACAGTTCAAAGAACGGGACCTCAAGG AGATCCTCACACTGAAGGAGGTGTTCCAGATCGCCAGCAACG ATCATGATGTGGCCATCAACAGATATAGCCGCCTGTCCAAAAAAAGGGACAATGAGAag GTGAAGATCGAGGTCATGGAGGATGTGTATACCTCCAGGAAGAAGCAACACCAGACCATGATGCACTACTTCACAGCACTCAACACCCTGCAGTACAAGAAGAAGATAGCCCTGTTGGAGCCGCTGCTGGGGTACATGCAGGCACAG ATCAGTTTCTTCAAGCTGGGCTCTGAGAACCTCACACAACAATGGGAAGACTTCCTGACCAATATTGGCACTAGTGTGCAAAA TGTGcgcagagagatggatggagaagtGGATGTTATGCAGCAGACCATTCAGGACCTAGAGGAGGCCAGTGACCTGCTCTACATGCCTGACCCAGACCCCCACCAGATCCCTATTGACCGCACACTTACACGGAAAGCTGGCTACCTCAACATGCGCAA TAAAACAGGCCTTGTGTCCTCAACCTGGGATCGACAGTACTTTTTCTCCCAGGGAGGGAACCTGATGAGCCAGTCTCGTGGTGAGGTTGCTGGGGGTCTGGTCATGGACTTGGATAACTGCTCAGTGATGGCTGTGGACTGTGAGGACAGACGTTTCTGCTTCCAGATCACCGCTTTTGATGGCAAGAA AGTGGCCATTTTACAAGCAGAGAGCAGGAAGGACTGTGAAGAG TGGATTGCGACCATAAACAACATTTCTAAGAGGATATATTTGAGTGAAAATCCTGAG GAAATTGCTGCTCGAGTCAACCAATCAGCTCTGGAGGCTGTgacaccatctccctctttccaaCAGAGGCATGAGAGTCTGCGGACAAGCAT GCAAGGAAGGCCTAAAGCAAGCCGTGCCATCAGCCAGAGTTCAGTGGGCCCTGAGTCCCCCGCTCTCTCCTCGCTGTCACTCGACTCACTGGTGGCTCCGGACACGCCCATCCAGTTTGACATCATTTCACCAGTTAGTGAGGAGTACTCGAGCCAGGCCAAGAGTGCCGCACCGGGCAG AAGGACCAACCCGTTTGGAGAGTCAGGGAATTCCCAATCAGTGGATGGAGAAG ATTCCATCCTGCACCAGCTCTTCATCGTGCGCTTCCTGGGCTCGATGGAGGTGAAGGCCACGGAGAACACCGACGTCATCTACGAGACCATGAGGCAGATCCTGGCAGCCAGGGCCATCCACAACATCTTCAGGATGACTGAGTCACACCTCCTAGTCACCTGCGACTGTCTCAA GTTAATTGATCCGCAGACACAAGTAACGAGACTACGG TTCCCCTTATCcagtgtggtgctgtgtgcctCCCATCAGGAGAACAAGAGACTCTTTGGCTTTGTGCTTCAGACAGCTGGAGGGAATGATGGACGACCAGTCACTGTGTGTTACATCTTTGAGTCGAACAATGATGGGGAGAAG ATCTGTGATAGTGTGGGCTTGGCAAAACAAATTGCTTTCCATTCAGAAATG GATCGAAGAGCTACAGAGAAGcagaaggagctggagaaggccaaagagaagcagctggaggagctgagcaaacagaaacagattgAAAAG GACCTCGAAGAACAGAGTCGCTTAATAGCCGCCTCTAGCCGGCCCAACCCACCTACAGCAGATGGACAATTCCTGGTGCTaagcaacagccaatcagaggacaGCGATGCTGGCGaagaaggcaagaaaaaagGCGAATCGGAGGCCTGA
- the hesx1 gene encoding homeobox expressed in ES cells 1, with the protein MASLIYGVKDVRPVDGKPIFTIDRILGLDEGERYRKIKPYRPWAVSDSGAPQGRVVPKTKEASDKSSKEKERTLTTQLSTDSYQNALKWYVGRRPRTAFTSLQIEILESIFQVNYYPGIDVREELAKQLHLDEDRIQIWFQNRRAKLKRSHRESQFLMVKKAFVEDD; encoded by the exons ATGGCCTCTCTGATCTATGGAGTCAAGGACGTGCGACCAGTTGATGGCAAACCAATATTTACAATTGACAGGATTCTAGGTCTGGACGAGGGAGAACGATATAGAAAGATTAAACCCTATCGACCTTGGGCAG TTTCAGATTCGGGAGCGCCACAAGGACGCGTCGTGCCTAAAACCAAAGAAGCATCAGACAAAAGCtccaaagagaaggagaggacgcTCACCACCCAACTCTCTACAGACTCGTACCAAAACGCACTTAAGTGGTACGTAGGACGTAGACCTAGAACCGCCTTCACCAGCCTCCAA ATTGAGATCCTTGAGAGCATTTTCCAAGTGAATTATTATCCTGGGATAGATGTGAGGGAAGAACTCGCTAAACAGCTTCACTTAGATGAAGACAGGATTCAG ATTTGGTTTCAAAACAGAAGAGCAAAGCTAAAGAGATCTCACCGTGAATCCCAGTTTCTGATGGTGAAAAAAGCATTTGTAGAGGATGATTAA